Proteins from a genomic interval of Uloborus diversus isolate 005 chromosome 4, Udiv.v.3.1, whole genome shotgun sequence:
- the LOC129221641 gene encoding adenosine receptor A2b-like produces MIPRVNITLSIGDPQLEPPSDPGGITSPAPPDAADVMEWALPPPGADPGPWASTAHLSLAVLIVFLLSAFIVCGNALLLMAVYRFKRLRNPSNYFVASLASADFGLGLLLPPGLYFEVSRAQVRCAALCLLPYCLFILLCSVSLLSATAVAVDRCTSLASPLRYNNIITHGSVVRYVALFWIYSLLLSSFPFLYWYSAKGGTSPDTQSCSFTDVVLWPSRVFLFCVLFVPCASLLIGSYGYVYAVARSHARAIFSAELSFRQHPLSGPRYGRTLAVTVGLFCATWIPFQLAATFSSALSGQTVFYLGLICIISAATDPWIYGYRSAEFRVASIRILENAFPQLRGTLLPHKPQVVRRTSAISCASHARLGVTPNHMTHTADTMCATYIEIPIISRPFDEISASQV; encoded by the coding sequence ATGATTCCTCGGGTCAACATCACCTTGTCTATTGGAGATCCTCAGCTCGAACCTCCTTCTGATCCTGGCGGGATTACCAGCCCTGCCCCTCCCGATGCAGCAGACGTGATGGAATGGGCGTTACCCCCGCCGGGGGCGGACCCAGGACCCTGGGCTAGTACCGCTCATCTGAGCCTGGCCGTCCTGATAGTCTTTCTGCTCTCAGCCTTCATCGTCTGCGGCAACGCCCTACTCCTGATGGCAGTCTACCGCTTCAAACGTCTCCGCAACCCCAGCAACTACTTTGTAGCATCCCTGGCATCAGCAGATTTCGGACTGGGGCTCTTGCTCCCGCCGGGGCTTTATTTCGAAGTTTCTCGTGCCCAGGTGCGATGTGCAGCCCTTTGCCTTCTTCCCTACTGCCTCTTCATCTTGTTGTGCTCTGTGAGTCTTCTAAGCGCAACGGCTGTCGCCGTGGATCGGTGCACGAGCCTCGCTTCCCCTCTGAGGTACAACAATATCATCACGCACGGTTCTGTCGTGCGGTACGTGGCCCTGTTCTGGATATACTCCCTCCTGTTGTCTTCCTTTCCCTTCCTTTACTGGTATTCTGCTAAAGGAGGAACCTCGCCAGACACCCAATCGTGCTCGTTCACAGACGTGGTCCTGTGGCCATCTCGTGTCTTCCTCTTTTGTGTTCTATTCGTTCCGTGCGCGTCACTCCTCATCGGTAGTTACGGTTACGTGTATGCCGTGGCAAGATCTCATGCGCGAGCAATATTCTCAGCAGAATTGTCCTTCCGGCAGCATCCGCTGTCTGGTCCACGCTATGGGCGCACTCTGGCGGTCACGGTGGGACTGTTTTGTGCCACGTGGATCCCGTTCCAGCTGGCAGCTACTTTTTCGAGTGCATTGAGTGGACAGACTGTTTTCTACCTTGGCCTGATATGCATCATCAGCGCTGCCACCGATCCGTGGATATATGGGTATCGCAGTGCGGAATTTCGTGTGGCATCCATTCGGATTTTAGAGAATGCTTTTCCGCAACTCAGGGGCACTCTGCTGCCTCACAAGCCACAGGTGGTTCGACGGACGAGCGCAATCAGCTGCGCGTCACATGCTAGACTCGGTGTGACACCAAATCATATGACGCACACCGCAGACACCATGTGTGCAACTTACATCGAAATACCAATTATTTCACGACCTTTCGACGAAATATCAGCGTCCCAAGTGTGA